CCTTACGGTACCGTGTATGAAATAATCGACAATCTGTTCTGCTACAGCAATTGCTACATTCTCCTGAGCCTCTGTTGTAGATGCACCGAGATGAGGAGTAAATATTACATTATTGAGCCCTATGAGCGGACTTCCCTCAGGGGGTTCCTTTTCAAAGACATCGAGCGCCGCACCTGCAACCTTCCCTGATACGAGTGCATCGTAAAGATCTTTTTCATTAATAACCCCACCCCTTGCGCAGTTTATTATCCTCACACCATCCTTCATCATCTTGATACTCTCTGCATTTATTGTACCCTTAGTCTCGGCTGTCAGGGGCGTATGTATACTTATAAAATCTGCCCTCCTGAAGAGTTCGACTAAATCAACGATTTCCACACCAAGCTCTCCTGCCTTCTCCTCTGAAAGATATGGATCATAAGCAATAACATTCATCTGTAGCCCCTGTGCACGCTTCGCAACCTGACTTCCTATATTGCCAAGACCGAGAATTCCAAGTGTCTTATTATATACCTCAACACCCATAAATCTTTTCTTCTCCCATTTGCCAGTCTTCATTGATGCTGTAGCCTGCGGGATTAACCTTGCCAGAGAGAGCATGAGTGCGATGGTATGTTCGGCTGTAGTTATTGTATTGCCACCAGGGGTATTCATCACCACGATACCCCTTTTAGTAGCAGCCACCTTATCAACATTATCAAGACCAGAACCTGCCCTTGCTATAACCTTGAGTCTATCTGCTGCATTTATAACATCTGCTGTTACCTTCGTAGCACTCCTTACAACAAGCCCCTCATAATTCCTTATCTCTTTTATAAGATCATCAGGTTTAAGGTTTATTTTAACATCTACCTCAA
The sequence above is drawn from the Nitrospirota bacterium genome and encodes:
- the serA gene encoding phosphoglycerate dehydrogenase is translated as MKILVSDDISPNGMEIMKKAGLEVDVKINLKPDDLIKEIRNYEGLVVRSATKVTADVINAADRLKVIARAGSGLDNVDKVAATKRGIVVMNTPGGNTITTAEHTIALMLSLARLIPQATASMKTGKWEKKRFMGVEVYNKTLGILGLGNIGSQVAKRAQGLQMNVIAYDPYLSEEKAGELGVEIVDLVELFRRADFISIHTPLTAETKGTINAESIKMMKDGVRIINCARGGVINEKDLYDALVSGKVAGAALDVFEKEPPEGSPLIGLNNVIFTPHLGASTTEAQENVAIAVAEQIVDYFIHGTVRNAVNIPSVAPDVLPKIKPFIELAEKLGSFESQIFEGGINQVTVEYRGEVAELDTAPLTIAVLKGLLTPILLETVNFVNAPFIARERGIEVKETKSSEAGNFVSLIGLKVLSGKKTGYVAGTLYNRRDPRMVQIDEFQVEAVPEGDMLVLSNNDKPGVIGNIGTTLGNNNINIARMQFGRERPGGRAISIVSVDTPVSEELLEKIKKLPNVISVKQIRL